A segment of the Georgenia sp. M64 genome:
TGGCGCTGGCGGACTCCGTCGCTGCCGACGCAGCCGACGCCGTCGACCTCGACGCCTACTACTCCGCCGGCGTCCCGGCTGGCACGACTCAAGCGGGTGGTCCGACGACTGTGCCGCTCTCGGACGCGACGGTCCGTGCCGCGGTGGACGGCTATCTGGCGTCGGCGCCTTCCGCCGTCGTGGGGGAGTTCTCCGGACTGCGCGTGCTCGAGCCGACGGGGTCGCCCGACGGCGTCACCGCTGAGGTCACCCTCGGTGCGACCGTGCGTCCGCCGCTCGTGCCGTGGGTGCTCGCGCCGTGGAGCGAGGGCATCGCCCTGCGGGCGACCTCGACCGCCCGCGCCGGTTGACCGCGTGAGATGGCGACACGACTGCGCGGCCATGGCCGCAGTTCCTTCCGCCCGTCGGTCGACGAGTGCGAGCTCAGACCCGGACGAGCTTCTCCGTCAGGTCCGGCGTACCCGTCGCCCGTAAGCCGGTGTCCGTGGTGCGGGTCTCGCGCGTCCCGGCGGCGGTGCGGCGGGACGGTCGACGCGACCGTCCCGAGCGCGGTGCCGCGGCCGGCCGGCGCGACGCGACCGGGCCCTCGGCACCGGCCGGGCGCCGCACCAGCACCGGTCGGTGGAGCCCGACCGGGTGGCGCAGGTCGCGCGCGAGCCGGGCCGCGGCCGCACGCGCCCGCCGGGCGATGACGGCCCGCTTGACCGAGAGCAGGCCCTGCACCCCGATCGCGACCCACACGACGTTCGCCACGGCGGAGGGCCACGCCGCGTTCACCGACGCGCTCACGGCGAGCGCGGTGGCGCCGCCGATGTTGAGCCCCTGGAACAGCAGCGAGTCGGGCTCGATCCGGCGCTGGGTGACCATCGCGTAGGCCCCCAGGGACGCGGCGGCGCCGACCCATCCGACGATGGAGACGGCGAGCGCGGCGAAGTCGTTCATGGTGTCCATCGTGGCGCCCCCGATGGTGAAGATCAATCGAACGATCGAGCATCCGGCATACAGTTCTGCTTCATGGAGATCGACCCACGAAGACTTGGATTCCTCTTGGCCGTCAACAGGTACGGAGGAGTCCTGGCGGCGGCCGACGTGCTGCGTGTCAGCCCGTCCGCCGTCTCCCAGCAGATCGCCCGGCTCGAGGCCGAGACCGGGGTGCGGGTGCTCGACCGCCAGCCCACCGGCGCCACCCTCACCCGGGCCGGGCGGATCCTCGCCGAGACGGCCGAGCGCATCGAGTCCGAGGTGGGGGAGGCCCGCCGATCCCTCCTCACGCTCGAGGGCGACATCTCCGGCGTCGTCGTCGTGGGGGCGTTCCAGACGGCGATCCGCGCCGTCCTCGTCCCGCTGGTCACCGAGCTCGAGCAGACCCTCCCCGGTGTCCAGCTCGTCGTCAACGAGGTGCCCGAGGAGCACGGCCGCCGCGCGCTGCGCCGGGGCGAGCTCGACCTGCTCGTCATCGAGCACGACGTCTCGGCGCCGAGCCCGGCCCCGCAGGGCGCCCGCGACGTCCCCTTCCTCGACGAGCCGTGGGTGGTGGCGCTGCCCGCGGGGGAGCCGGTGCCGACGACGCTCATGGACCTGGCCGAGCGCACCTGGCTCGGGCCCGAGCCGGGCGGCGCCGCCGAGCGCGCGCTGCACCGCCTCGCCGCCGAGCTGTCGTTCGACCCGCGTACCCGGCACCGCTACCTCGACTTC
Coding sequences within it:
- a CDS encoding LysR family transcriptional regulator; protein product: MEIDPRRLGFLLAVNRYGGVLAAADVLRVSPSAVSQQIARLEAETGVRVLDRQPTGATLTRAGRILAETAERIESEVGEARRSLLTLEGDISGVVVVGAFQTAIRAVLVPLVTELEQTLPGVQLVVNEVPEEHGRRALRRGELDLLVIEHDVSAPSPAPQGARDVPFLDEPWVVALPAGEPVPTTLMDLAERTWLGPEPGGAAERALHRLAAELSFDPRTRHRYLDFDVGLAMVGAGLGIALLPSLALRRHLPENVQWVALPGLGTRRLFVRHRVTRTEPRAATLAVLEQMVQVAGDLEAL